In one window of Solanum pennellii chromosome 2, SPENNV200 DNA:
- the LOC114073855 gene encoding lectin-like, whose translation MLAVGSSTPQMGAKNIIICKLIKAIDFYMSCAILRKRAKPKNNSSSSNNIRRLPRKLEEILQYEEPDVEVLLDEQIRYWIDTKTKAKCFFLYAKNLHVLWSEESSKWSLPQYKEHPSDQPVQVYEMETVLSLAVGGSFDAGKLSRGVEYKVSLVVLLKKFLSGWEFPLQTILVKPDGTKEHQSTEDLMEKPKRKWIKIQLGTFMIPQEMESITNLEFYVHERKGRKLKMGLVIKGVEVSV comes from the exons ATGTTAGCAGTAGGATCTTCCACACCACAGATGGGAG caaaaaatatCATCATTTGTAAGCTTATCAAGGCAATTGATTTCTACATGAGTTGTGCAATACTTCGCAAAAGAGCAAAACCAAAGAACAACAGCAGTAGCAGCAACAATATTAGACGTCTTCCGCGTAAATTGGAAGAAATCTTACAATATGAAGAGCCTGATGTGGAAGTACTTTTGGATGAACAAATCAGG TACTGGATTGATACAAAGACAAAGGCAAAGTGCTTCTTCTTGTATGCCAAAAATCTACATGTCCTATGGTCAGAAGAAAGCAGCAAGTGGAGTCTGCCCCAATATAAAGAGCATCCAAG TGATCAACCTGTTCAAGTTTACGAGATGGAAACAGTTCTATCACTAGCTGTTGGTGGAAGTTTTGATGCAGGAAAGCTTTCGAGGGGAGTAGAGTACAAGGTTTCACTTGTGGTGTTATTGAAGAAATTTCTCTCAGGATGGGAATTTCCACTGCAAACTATACTTGTTAAGCCTGATGGTACCAAAGAACATCAAAGTACTGAAGATCTTATGGAAAAGCCAAAAAGAAAATGGATAAAAATTCAACTAGGGACTTTCATGATTCCACAAGAGATGGAAAGTATCACAAATTTGGAATTCTATGTGCATGAAAGGAAAGGTAGAAAACTTAAGATGGGACTGGTTATTAAAGGTGTTGAAGTTTCTGTCTAA